The following coding sequences lie in one Helicobacter sp. MIT 21-1697 genomic window:
- the moaC gene encoding cyclic pyranopterin monophosphate synthase MoaC — MQLTHLNEHNNPTMVDVSDKDITTREAYASGVISMSEQAFEAAINHTGKKGSITQTAIVAAIMGSKKTSNLIPMCHPLMINKINVDITPNPAKHSITLGVLVKCEGKTGVEMEALTGVSIGLLTIYDMLKAIDKSMIISDICLQSKSGGKSGDFVRKDS, encoded by the coding sequence ATGCAGCTTACGCATCTCAATGAACATAATAACCCTACAATGGTTGATGTGAGTGATAAAGATATTACTACGCGTGAGGCATACGCAAGTGGCGTTATCTCAATGAGCGAACAAGCCTTTGAAGCAGCGATAAATCACACAGGAAAAAAGGGGAGCATTACGCAAACTGCGATTGTTGCTGCGATTATGGGAAGCAAAAAGACAAGTAATCTTATCCCTATGTGCCACCCGCTTATGATAAATAAAATTAATGTAGATATAACCCCAAATCCCGCTAAGCACTCTATCACACTTGGTGTTTTAGTAAAATGTGAGGGCAAAACAGGCGTAGAAATGGAAGCGCTTACAGGCGTGAGTATAGGGCTTTTAACCATTTATGATATGCTTAAAGCCATTGATAAATCTATGATAATAAGTGATATTTGCCTGCAATCAAAAAGTGGTGGCAAAAGCGGTGATTTTGTGCGCAAGGATTCGTAA
- a CDS encoding phosphoethanolamine transferase, whose amino-acid sequence MRYHKVYMRKYFKKLPQFSLNYHFLILLSSAFIVFCLNDFFHTTFKTAAHQAGFDYLIWLNGTIHTLILALAFEIITLRLSVKYIIGIVLLLCSVCGFYMDSLSVVFDEDIIQSIFETHIDEAFDLISFGLIQYVLLFGVLPAVLLAFIKVKKVPFIRAFFQKLAFIVILSVLIGGSYGLWGKDIVFVFKAQKKLENMLNPISPLRSLFLYVQNLQEENFVPTLIAQDAYLMQTTPPQIVVLVIGESARSANFALNGYTKPTNPYTNALDVISFKDFYSCGVVTAISVPCMLTNYTQETYTNRNLSLYINNILDIAQSVGYEVWYLGNNGGKCVGGCDRNIKHTLLYPSDSFDGVMLPDIQKIIAGAQKMQRNTFVVVHQYGSHGASYNKRYPKDWTRFTPVCEQKELSKCTYEEIVNAYDNSLVYSDWVLAQIIENLKKVTSMRSMLWYVSDHGESLGELGQYMHGGLGYTLAPKYQKHIPSIMWFSAGWERFPNAAKTRVNDHLSHDYVFHTLLHILGIQTKDYQSTLDIMP is encoded by the coding sequence ATGCGATACCATAAAGTTTATATGCGAAAATATTTTAAAAAACTTCCTCAATTTTCCCTTAATTATCATTTCCTTATTCTCCTAAGCAGTGCTTTTATTGTCTTTTGTTTGAATGATTTTTTTCATACTACTTTTAAAACTGCTGCACATCAAGCTGGTTTTGATTATCTTATATGGCTAAATGGCACGATACATACTTTGATTTTAGCTCTAGCTTTTGAAATAATTACTCTGCGTTTGAGCGTGAAGTATATAATAGGTATAGTGTTATTATTATGTAGTGTCTGTGGATTCTATATGGATTCTTTAAGTGTTGTATTTGATGAGGATATTATCCAAAGTATATTTGAAACACATATAGATGAGGCTTTTGATTTAATCAGTTTTGGGCTTATTCAATATGTTTTATTATTTGGAGTGCTTCCTGCTGTCTTACTTGCTTTTATTAAAGTCAAGAAAGTGCCCTTTATTCGTGCATTTTTTCAAAAATTGGCATTTATTGTGATATTAAGTGTGCTTATTGGCGGAAGTTATGGATTATGGGGAAAGGATATTGTTTTTGTGTTTAAGGCGCAAAAAAAGCTTGAGAATATGCTCAATCCTATTTCACCTCTACGCTCCTTGTTTCTTTATGTACAGAATTTACAAGAAGAAAACTTTGTTCCGACACTCATCGCACAAGATGCTTACTTAATGCAAACAACGCCACCACAAATTGTTGTATTGGTTATTGGTGAGAGTGCAAGAAGTGCAAATTTTGCTCTTAATGGCTACACAAAGCCTACAAATCCCTATACAAATGCTCTTGATGTGATAAGTTTTAAGGATTTTTATTCTTGCGGCGTTGTTACAGCTATTTCAGTGCCTTGTATGCTAACAAATTATACACAAGAGACTTATACAAATCGGAATCTTTCTTTGTATATCAATAATATCCTTGATATAGCTCAAAGTGTGGGATATGAAGTGTGGTATTTGGGCAATAATGGTGGTAAATGTGTGGGGGGCTGTGATAGAAATATTAAACATACTCTCCTTTACCCAAGTGATAGCTTTGATGGTGTGATGTTGCCTGATATTCAAAAAATTATTGCAGGGGCTCAAAAAATGCAACGCAACACTTTTGTTGTTGTGCATCAGTATGGCAGTCACGGAGCTTCTTATAATAAGCGGTATCCAAAAGATTGGACGCGCTTTACTCCTGTTTGTGAGCAAAAAGAGCTTTCAAAATGCACCTATGAAGAAATTGTCAATGCGTATGACAATTCGCTTGTGTATAGTGATTGGGTATTGGCTCAAATCATAGAGAATCTCAAAAAGGTAACCTCTATGCGTTCTATGCTGTGGTATGTAAGCGACCACGGCGAAAGTTTGGGAGAATTAGGGCAGTATATGCACGGGGGGTTAGGCTATACTCTTGCACCAAAGTATCAAAAACATATCCCCTCAATAATGTGGTTTAGTGCAGGGTGGGAAAGATTCCCAAATGCAGCAAAGACGCGCGTAAATGATCATTTAAGCCACGATTATGTATTTCATACTTTGCTGCATATACTTGGAATACAGACAAAAGATTATCAAAGCACACTTGATATAATGCCTTAA
- the trxA gene encoding thioredoxin — MAKYKELTNDNFDTEALSGVALVDFWAPWCNPCKMLSPVIDKLADEYEGKAKICKVNVDEQGELSKRFGIRNIPTILFMKDGEIKDQITGAMPEQVIRQKLDSIL, encoded by the coding sequence ATGGCTAAGTATAAAGAATTAACGAATGATAACTTTGATACAGAAGCTTTAAGCGGTGTAGCTTTAGTGGATTTTTGGGCGCCTTGGTGCAATCCTTGCAAGATGCTCTCTCCTGTAATAGATAAACTTGCAGATGAATATGAGGGTAAGGCAAAGATTTGCAAAGTAAATGTTGATGAACAAGGAGAGCTATCAAAACGATTTGGTATTAGAAATATTCCTACAATCTTATTTATGAAAGATGGGGAGATTAAAGATCAAATTACGGGCGCAATGCCAGAACAAGTTATCCGACAAAAGCTTGATTCAATTCTTTAG
- a CDS encoding hydrogenase small subunit, with translation MKTQDAHQELFKKASQRLDELSKLPAHNAGKDLLKELESKGFSRRDFMKWSGMMTAALALPATFAPLTAKAAEVANRLPVVWLHMAECTGCSESLLRSDAPSIDSLIFDYISLEYHETVMAASGWQAEHNLENAIEKYAGQYILMVEGGIPKGSSEFYLTIGGHARTGAEEARHAAKGAKAIFAIGTCSSFGGVQAAHPNPTNAVPLSEITNRSVINVPGCPPSEKNIVGNVLHFILFGSLPSLDAYNRPTWAYGLRIHDLCERRGRFDAGQFVQHFGDENAEKGYCLYKVGCKGPYTFNNCSKLRFNQHTSWPIQAGHGCIGCSEPHFWDTMNPFEEPIGNRLYATSFNGMGADKTADTIGAVVLGAAAIGIAAHAIISSTQNAK, from the coding sequence ATGAAAACACAAGATGCACACCAAGAGTTGTTTAAAAAGGCTTCTCAAAGACTTGATGAGCTCTCCAAACTTCCTGCTCATAACGCAGGAAAAGATTTGCTTAAAGAATTAGAATCTAAAGGATTCTCTCGCCGTGATTTTATGAAGTGGTCAGGAATGATGACAGCTGCATTAGCCCTACCCGCAACTTTTGCGCCACTCACTGCTAAAGCTGCTGAAGTTGCCAATCGTCTTCCGGTAGTATGGCTACATATGGCAGAATGCACAGGTTGTAGTGAAAGCTTGCTTCGCAGTGATGCCCCAAGCATAGATTCTCTCATTTTTGATTATATTAGCCTTGAATACCACGAGACTGTTATGGCTGCTTCGGGTTGGCAAGCCGAACATAATCTTGAAAATGCTATTGAAAAATATGCAGGACAATATATTTTAATGGTGGAAGGTGGTATCCCTAAGGGAAGTAGTGAATTTTACCTCACTATTGGAGGACACGCTCGCACAGGTGCAGAAGAAGCACGACACGCAGCAAAAGGTGCAAAAGCGATTTTTGCCATTGGCACTTGTTCAAGCTTTGGTGGTGTCCAAGCTGCACACCCCAACCCAACAAATGCTGTGCCTCTTAGTGAAATTACCAACCGCAGTGTCATTAATGTACCCGGTTGTCCGCCAAGTGAAAAAAATATTGTGGGAAATGTGTTACATTTTATCCTTTTTGGCTCTCTTCCCTCTCTTGATGCATACAATCGTCCAACTTGGGCGTATGGACTAAGAATCCACGACTTATGTGAGCGGCGAGGACGTTTTGACGCAGGACAATTTGTTCAACATTTTGGCGATGAAAATGCAGAAAAAGGCTACTGCCTCTATAAGGTAGGTTGTAAAGGACCTTATACTTTTAATAATTGCTCAAAATTGAGATTTAACCAACATACAAGTTGGCCTATTCAAGCAGGGCACGGCTGTATAGGTTGCAGTGAGCCTCATTTTTGGGATACAATGAATCCATTTGAAGAGCCTATAGGCAATCGCCTTTATGCAACAAGTTTCAATGGAATGGGTGCAGATAAAACAGCAGATACAATCGGCGCAGTAGTGCTAGGAGCGGCAGCCATAGGTATCGCTGCACACGCAATTATTAGCTCAACACAAAATGCAAAATAA
- the cybH gene encoding Ni/Fe-hydrogenase, b-type cytochrome subunit gives MNTNKIEMFKKELHMHEEFSGLTRIFHWLRALCIFTLIATGFYIAYPFIISNPDTTQATLQGSIQGQVVIEQSMGAVSTSYLQGYIRSVHLIMGFVLIAISFFRIYLFFFDKKSLPERISLHQVLQPKVWIAQIKTYMFIGNHPHINGAYNPIQFVTYLCLGILVFLISLTGVVLYYNVYNNGLGAILEFCFKWVEVLCGGLSSVRNLHHIFTWAIIIFIPVHIYFAVWNSIKYPNGGVDAIVSGIRYTDEVKV, from the coding sequence ATGAATACAAATAAAATTGAAATGTTTAAAAAAGAGCTCCATATGCACGAGGAGTTCTCTGGACTCACTCGCATATTTCACTGGCTAAGAGCCCTATGTATTTTTACACTTATCGCTACAGGATTTTATATTGCTTACCCTTTTATTATATCAAATCCTGATACAACACAGGCTACTTTGCAAGGAAGCATACAAGGGCAAGTTGTTATTGAACAAAGTATGGGTGCAGTAAGCACATCTTACTTGCAAGGCTATATCCGAAGTGTGCATTTAATTATGGGTTTTGTGCTCATTGCTATTTCGTTTTTTAGAATCTATCTTTTTTTCTTTGACAAAAAATCTTTGCCTGAGAGAATCTCGCTTCACCAAGTGCTTCAACCTAAAGTATGGATAGCCCAAATTAAAACCTATATGTTTATAGGCAATCACCCTCACATCAATGGAGCTTACAATCCCATACAATTTGTAACCTATTTATGTCTTGGCATACTTGTATTTCTTATATCTCTTACAGGAGTCGTGCTCTATTATAATGTCTATAACAATGGACTTGGAGCAATTTTAGAATTTTGCTTTAAGTGGGTAGAAGTGCTTTGCGGAGGTTTATCAAGTGTGCGGAATCTGCATCATATTTTTACTTGGGCAATTATTATCTTTATTCCAGTGCATATTTATTTTGCGGTATGGAATTCAATCAAATACCCAAATGGTGGTGTAGATGCTATTGTGAGTGGCATACGTTATACTGATGAAGTAAAAGTTTAA
- a CDS encoding HyaD/HybD family hydrogenase maturation endopeptidase: MKILVLGIGNILFGDEGIGVHLANFLKLNYRFSGENEVEFVDGGTLASMLIPLITSYDKVLILDCVDVNNANIGEVYYFDFDNVPNIITWAGSAHEVEMLQTLRLAEINGDLPPVKIIGIIPEVIGEDTAFTLSEPVKEGAKLMEKLALEFLAENGIHAQKIDNRDLQEVANGSFRGYE, translated from the coding sequence ATGAAAATCTTGGTGCTTGGCATTGGCAATATCCTCTTTGGTGATGAGGGTATTGGGGTGCATTTAGCCAATTTTCTTAAGCTTAATTATCGCTTTAGTGGGGAAAATGAGGTGGAGTTTGTTGATGGCGGCACACTTGCCTCTATGCTTATTCCCCTGATTACCTCCTATGATAAAGTTCTCATTCTTGATTGTGTAGATGTCAATAACGCTAACATTGGCGAAGTATATTATTTTGATTTTGATAATGTGCCAAATATTATTACTTGGGCAGGAAGCGCACACGAAGTAGAGATGCTTCAAACACTGCGTCTTGCAGAAATTAATGGTGATTTACCTCCTGTGAAAATTATTGGTATTATTCCTGAAGTTATTGGTGAAGATACAGCTTTTACTCTCTCTGAACCTGTAAAAGAAGGTGCAAAGCTTATGGAAAAACTCGCCTTAGAATTTTTGGCAGAAAATGGTATCCACGCGCAAAAAATTGACAATAGAGATTTACAGGAAGTCGCTAATGGTTCTTTTAGAGGCTATGAATGA
- the rmuC gene encoding DNA recombination protein RmuC, producing MPLHIPSLILLICASLILSGGSVWLWLNHRFKKKQSQLITAHNATIESLQQKIQSLEKQYTQAQTMLQMIESTHTQRLKDIQEVCETRLSEEKIRSANMLNTLQEQFYRSQEEQDKNKEELKNAFKALSSDILRQNTQSFNQMQLLSLQPLKEEIARFTKQLNDNHTTTLTQHTALQTQIEQLSKLNVQLSNDAHNLTNALKGGNKTQGNWGEIILQRVFENSGLQEGREYELQTSMRDEQSQLLRPDAIVKLPKSGNEQRCVVVDSKTSLVAYEKLCNAQNEMQKLNAQKELAHSIQTHFNNLSAKNYQHHLQGQKLDFVLMFIPIEGAFLEAMQYDYTLYDKAYQKGVVLVSPTTIMAVLRIIHNLWLIEYRDKNINRIFNEIKKLFERIEKFEGVLEQLGRNIDTMKKTYDDVMTKYNGKQGIAPKSKDIHKLLQGTEIETLQIQEDI from the coding sequence ATGCCACTTCATATCCCTAGCCTTATTCTACTTATATGTGCAAGTCTTATCCTAAGCGGTGGAAGCGTATGGCTATGGCTCAATCATCGCTTTAAGAAAAAACAATCTCAACTTATTACAGCCCATAATGCTACGATAGAATCTTTGCAGCAAAAAATCCAAAGCCTTGAAAAACAATATACCCAAGCTCAAACAATGCTCCAAATGATAGAATCTACCCACACTCAACGACTTAAAGACATACAAGAAGTGTGTGAAACGCGATTGAGCGAGGAAAAAATACGCTCTGCAAATATGCTTAATACGCTCCAAGAGCAATTTTATCGCTCACAAGAGGAGCAAGATAAAAATAAAGAAGAATTAAAAAATGCCTTTAAAGCTCTAAGTTCAGATATTTTGCGTCAAAATACACAAAGTTTCAATCAAATGCAGCTCCTCTCACTTCAACCGCTTAAAGAGGAAATTGCAAGATTCACAAAGCAACTCAATGATAATCATACTACTACACTTACTCAACACACCGCCTTACAAACCCAAATTGAACAATTAAGCAAGCTCAATGTGCAGCTTTCAAATGACGCACATAATCTTACAAACGCGCTTAAAGGTGGAAATAAAACGCAGGGAAATTGGGGTGAAATTATTTTACAACGCGTATTTGAAAATAGCGGCTTACAAGAGGGACGAGAATATGAATTGCAAACAAGTATGCGCGATGAGCAATCACAATTATTGCGCCCCGATGCAATCGTAAAATTGCCCAAAAGTGGCAATGAACAGCGATGTGTAGTGGTGGATTCTAAAACTTCGCTTGTAGCATATGAAAAATTATGCAACGCGCAAAATGAAATGCAAAAATTAAATGCACAAAAAGAATTAGCACACTCCATACAAACGCATTTTAATAATTTAAGTGCTAAAAACTATCAACACCACTTGCAAGGGCAAAAGCTTGACTTTGTGTTGATGTTTATCCCCATTGAGGGAGCGTTTTTAGAAGCAATGCAGTATGACTACACACTCTATGATAAAGCATATCAAAAAGGAGTGGTGCTTGTCTCGCCTACTACGATTATGGCGGTGCTTCGTATTATCCATAATTTATGGCTAATTGAATACCGCGACAAAAATATTAATAGAATCTTTAATGAGATTAAAAAACTTTTTGAACGCATTGAAAAATTTGAGGGTGTGCTAGAGCAACTAGGGCGCAATATTGATACAATGAAAAAAACTTATGATGATGTAATGACCAAATACAATGGCAAACAAGGCATTGCACCTAAAAGCAAAGACATTCATAAATTGCTTCAGGGCACAGAAATTGAAACATTGCAAATACAAGAGGATATTTAA
- a CDS encoding nickel-dependent hydrogenase large subunit, whose protein sequence is MTKRIIVDPITRIEGHLRIEVIVDDNNVIQDAFSTSTLWRGLETIVKNRDPRDAGFIMQRICGVCTYSHYKAGIVAVEDALGIKPPLNAILTRALMNISLFLHDHAVHFYTLHGLDWCDITSALKADCASAAKLAFKYSPNPIYTGENELKAVQEKVSTFVKQGALGPFANAYWGHKTYHFTPEQNLIVLSHYLKLLEVQRVIAQMMAIFGAKNPHPQSLTVGGITSVMDILDPSRLGEWLTKYKEVVEFVNRAYWADIIMAAEAYKNEDSVLKGCGVKNFISFQEIQVGAEEWLFSSGIVKDGDLSKVYPIDESKITEEAIHSWYEDNEPLHPYDGKTNPKYTGFRDAQTIGPDGKLIDSKIIDESGKYSWIKSPRYDGEPMEVGPLASVVVGYASGNKAMVDVVNEFLSATGLPKEALFSTLGRTAARAIECKVVADHGIKAFNALVANIASGDKNTCAPYSIDKNKEYKGRFIGNVPRGMLSHWVRIKNGVIENYQAVVPSTWNAGPRDANGKKGPYEMSLIGTQVKDITQPLEIIRHIHSFDPCIACSVHVMNTQGNELSQYKVEPSFARLR, encoded by the coding sequence ATGACAAAACGTATCATTGTAGATCCAATTACAAGAATTGAAGGACATTTACGAATTGAAGTTATCGTTGATGACAATAATGTTATCCAAGATGCATTCTCAACCTCAACATTATGGCGTGGCTTAGAAACAATTGTTAAAAATCGTGATCCACGCGATGCAGGTTTTATTATGCAAAGAATCTGTGGTGTATGCACATATTCTCATTATAAGGCAGGAATTGTTGCTGTGGAAGATGCATTAGGGATTAAACCACCCCTTAATGCCATTCTTACTCGCGCTTTGATGAATATTTCACTCTTTTTACACGACCACGCTGTGCATTTTTACACTCTACACGGACTTGACTGGTGCGATATTACCTCTGCCCTAAAAGCTGATTGTGCAAGTGCAGCAAAGCTTGCTTTCAAATATAGCCCAAATCCTATCTACACTGGTGAAAATGAACTCAAAGCAGTGCAAGAAAAAGTAAGCACTTTTGTCAAGCAAGGTGCGCTTGGACCATTTGCAAACGCATATTGGGGACATAAAACCTATCATTTTACGCCAGAGCAAAATCTCATTGTTCTCTCACATTATCTCAAGCTTCTTGAAGTGCAACGTGTAATTGCACAAATGATGGCAATTTTTGGTGCAAAAAACCCGCACCCACAAAGTCTCACGGTAGGTGGCATAACTTCTGTGATGGATATTCTAGACCCTAGTCGTTTAGGTGAATGGCTAACCAAATATAAAGAAGTTGTTGAATTTGTGAATCGCGCATATTGGGCAGACATTATTATGGCAGCTGAAGCTTATAAAAATGAAGATTCTGTGTTAAAAGGTTGCGGTGTAAAAAACTTTATTAGCTTCCAAGAAATACAAGTAGGCGCTGAAGAATGGCTCTTTAGTAGCGGGATTGTCAAAGATGGTGATTTGAGCAAAGTCTATCCTATTGATGAAAGCAAAATCACAGAGGAAGCTATACACTCGTGGTATGAAGATAATGAACCACTTCACCCATATGATGGCAAGACAAACCCAAAATATACAGGCTTTAGAGATGCTCAAACTATTGGACCCGATGGCAAACTTATAGATTCTAAAATTATTGATGAAAGTGGCAAATATTCGTGGATTAAATCTCCTCGCTATGATGGTGAGCCAATGGAAGTTGGACCACTGGCAAGTGTTGTTGTGGGCTATGCGAGTGGTAATAAAGCTATGGTTGATGTTGTAAATGAGTTTCTTAGTGCCACAGGCTTACCCAAAGAAGCACTTTTTAGCACTCTTGGTAGAACCGCAGCGCGTGCAATTGAATGTAAGGTTGTCGCAGACCACGGGATAAAAGCTTTTAATGCTCTTGTCGCTAATATTGCTTCAGGAGATAAAAATACCTGTGCGCCTTATAGTATTGATAAAAATAAAGAATACAAAGGACGCTTTATTGGTAATGTGCCTCGAGGAATGCTTAGCCACTGGGTGCGTATCAAAAATGGTGTAATTGAAAACTACCAAGCTGTTGTGCCTTCAACTTGGAATGCAGGACCACGTGATGCTAATGGTAAAAAAGGACCTTATGAAATGAGTCTTATTGGCACACAAGTCAAAGATATTACGCAGCCACTTGAGATTATCCGCCATATCCATTCATTTGACCCGTGTATTGCTTGTTCAGTGCATGTTATGAATACACAAGGTAATGAATTAAGCCAATACAAGGTAGAACCATCATTTGCAAGATTAAGATAA